One Streptomyces sp. NBC_00554 DNA segment encodes these proteins:
- the fdxA gene encoding ferredoxin produces MTYVIAQPCVDVKDKACIEECPVDCIYEGSRSLYIHPDECVDCGACEPVCPVEAIFYEDDTPEEWKDYYKANVEFFDELGSPGGASKLGLIERDHPFVAALPPQNQ; encoded by the coding sequence GTGACCTACGTCATCGCGCAGCCTTGTGTCGACGTCAAGGACAAGGCGTGCATCGAGGAGTGCCCGGTCGACTGCATCTACGAGGGCTCCCGGTCCTTGTACATCCACCCGGACGAATGCGTCGACTGTGGAGCCTGTGAGCCGGTGTGCCCGGTCGAGGCGATCTTCTACGAGGACGACACTCCCGAAGAGTGGAAGGACTACTACAAGGCGAACGTCGAGTTCTTCGACGAACTCGGCTCGCCCGGCGGCGCCAGCAAGCTCGGCCTGATCGAGCGCGACCACCCCTTCGTCGCAGCGCTCCCGCCGCAGAACCAGTAA
- a CDS encoding bifunctional succinyldiaminopimelate transaminase/glutamate-prephenate aminotransferase produces the protein MSAVTDRLPTFPWDKLEPYKATAAAHPDGIVDLSVGTPVDPVPELIQKALVAAADSPGYPTVWGTPELRDALTGWVERRLGARDITHHHVLPIVGSKELVAWLPTQLGLGPGDKVAFPRLAYPTYEVGARLARADHVAYDDPTDLDPTDLKLLWLNSPSNPTGKVLSAAELTRIVAWAREHDILVFADECYIELGWEADPVSVLHPDVCGGSYEGIVSVHSLSKRSNLAGYRAAFLAGDPAVLGDLLQIRKHGGMMTSAPTQAAVIAALSDDTHVREQRERYAARRTALRDALLQHGFRIEHSEASLYLWATRDESCWTTVAHLADLGILVAPGDFYGPAGDNFVRVALTATDERVNAAVARLQR, from the coding sequence GTGTCCGCAGTCACCGACCGGCTTCCCACCTTCCCCTGGGACAAGCTCGAGCCCTACAAGGCGACGGCCGCCGCCCACCCGGACGGCATCGTCGACCTGTCCGTCGGCACCCCGGTCGACCCGGTTCCCGAGCTGATCCAGAAAGCTCTGGTCGCGGCCGCGGACTCGCCCGGCTACCCCACGGTGTGGGGCACGCCCGAGCTGCGCGACGCGCTCACGGGCTGGGTGGAACGCCGGCTCGGCGCGCGCGACATCACCCACCACCACGTACTCCCGATCGTCGGCTCCAAGGAACTGGTCGCCTGGCTCCCGACCCAGCTGGGCCTTGGCCCCGGGGACAAGGTGGCGTTCCCGCGCCTGGCCTACCCGACGTACGAGGTCGGCGCCCGCCTCGCCCGGGCGGACCACGTGGCGTACGACGACCCGACGGACCTGGACCCCACGGACCTCAAGCTCCTCTGGCTGAACTCCCCGTCGAACCCCACGGGCAAGGTCCTCTCCGCGGCGGAACTGACCCGGATCGTCGCCTGGGCACGGGAGCACGACATCCTCGTCTTCGCCGACGAGTGCTACATCGAGCTCGGCTGGGAGGCCGACCCGGTCTCGGTCCTCCACCCGGACGTGTGCGGCGGCTCGTACGAGGGGATCGTCTCGGTCCACTCGCTGTCGAAGCGGTCGAACCTGGCGGGCTACCGCGCCGCGTTCCTCGCCGGCGACCCCGCCGTCCTCGGCGACCTCCTCCAGATCCGCAAGCACGGCGGCATGATGACCTCCGCGCCGACCCAGGCCGCCGTGATCGCCGCCCTGTCCGACGACACCCACGTCCGCGAACAGCGCGAGCGCTACGCGGCCCGCCGTACGGCCCTGCGGGACGCCCTTCTCCAGCACGGCTTCCGCATCGAGCACAGCGAGGCCAGCCTCTACCTCTGGGCCACCCGCGACGAGTCCTGCTGGACCACCGTCGCCCACCTCGCCGACCTGGGCATCCTCGTAGCCCCCGGCGACTTCTACGGCCCAGCAGGCGACAACTTCGTACGAGTGGCCCTCACAGCAACGGACGAGCGAGTGAACGCAGCGGTAGCCCGCTTGCAGCGATAA
- a CDS encoding tetratricopeptide repeat protein, translated as MRPPHPPEPERAAEVRRRFGDEARAERPDLAVLCLLVGAAADGGLDEAGMDAAQIELDRLAGLLPFRPGGPRSWAAALGELLGGRCEFRGSPGDYQRLRSSLLHEVLRRRSGLPILLSVVWMEVARRAGAPVYGVALPGHFVVGFGPPEQQVLADPFDGGRVLTGSDAELLVAGATGAPLDPAMLSPAEPLDVVMRILNNIRAWAAARPERSDVSLWAVELALLLPSHPARLRYERAQLLVQRGDFLGGSAELDAYADVVAAVDEAAADRVRRQAHAARAMLN; from the coding sequence ATGCGTCCCCCTCATCCTCCGGAGCCGGAGCGGGCCGCCGAGGTGCGGCGGCGGTTCGGTGACGAGGCGCGGGCCGAGCGGCCCGATCTGGCGGTGCTGTGTCTGCTGGTGGGGGCGGCGGCGGACGGCGGCCTCGACGAGGCCGGGATGGACGCGGCGCAGATCGAGCTGGACCGGCTGGCGGGACTGTTGCCCTTCCGGCCCGGCGGGCCTCGGTCCTGGGCGGCGGCACTCGGTGAACTCCTCGGCGGGCGCTGCGAGTTCCGGGGCTCGCCCGGGGACTACCAGCGGCTCCGGTCCTCGTTGCTGCACGAGGTGCTGCGGCGGCGGAGCGGGCTGCCCATCCTGCTCTCCGTGGTGTGGATGGAGGTCGCGCGCAGGGCGGGCGCGCCCGTGTACGGGGTGGCGCTGCCGGGGCATTTCGTCGTCGGCTTCGGGCCCCCGGAGCAGCAGGTACTCGCCGATCCCTTCGACGGGGGCCGCGTACTCACCGGCTCCGACGCCGAGCTGCTCGTCGCGGGGGCGACCGGGGCGCCGCTCGACCCGGCGATGCTCTCCCCCGCCGAACCGCTCGACGTCGTCATGCGCATCCTGAACAACATCCGGGCGTGGGCTGCCGCTCGGCCCGAGCGGTCCGATGTCTCACTGTGGGCCGTGGAGCTGGCGCTGCTGCTGCCTTCGCATCCTGCGCGGCTGCGGTATGAGCGCGCTCAGCTGCTTGTGCAGCGCGGCGACTTCCTCGGCGGTTCCGCGGAACTCGACGCGTACGCCGATGTAGTGGCCGCCGTTGACGAAGCGGCCGCGGATCGGGTGCGGCGGCAGGCGCATGCCGCGCGGGCGATGCTCAACTGA
- a CDS encoding ABC transporter ATP-binding protein, producing MTTTAAIAGATTTSVVAFESVTKSYGGVRAVDGLTLELHPGETVALLGPNGAGKSTTLDLLLGLKRPDSGVVRVFGAGPREAIVGGRVGAMLQSGGLMDEVTVGELVRLACDLHPKPFRVTDVLARAGISPIADRKVNKLSGGQAQRVRFALATAGDSDLIVLDEPTTGMDVTARQAFWSTMREQADQGRTVLFATHYLEEADAIADRVLVLHRGRLLADGTAAEIKAKAGARRIAFDLEGPIDEPALRALPFLTSADVSGHTVRIQSTDADATVHALYGLGVYPRNLEVAGLGLEQAFVAITAAEEAKSK from the coding sequence ATGACAACGACAGCGGCGATCGCAGGGGCGACCACCACCTCGGTGGTCGCGTTCGAATCGGTGACCAAGAGCTACGGCGGCGTCCGGGCCGTGGACGGACTGACGCTCGAGCTGCACCCGGGCGAGACCGTCGCCCTCCTCGGCCCCAACGGCGCGGGCAAGTCGACCACACTGGACCTGCTCCTCGGACTCAAGCGCCCCGACAGCGGCGTGGTCCGGGTGTTCGGGGCCGGCCCGCGGGAGGCCATTGTCGGCGGCCGGGTCGGGGCCATGCTGCAGAGCGGCGGGCTGATGGACGAGGTCACCGTCGGCGAACTGGTGAGGCTCGCGTGCGATCTGCACCCGAAGCCGTTCCGCGTCACCGACGTGCTGGCCCGCGCGGGCATCTCCCCGATCGCCGACCGCAAGGTCAACAAGCTCTCCGGCGGCCAGGCCCAGCGCGTCCGCTTTGCCCTCGCCACCGCCGGTGACAGCGACCTGATCGTCCTCGACGAGCCCACCACCGGCATGGACGTCACCGCCCGCCAGGCCTTCTGGTCCACCATGCGCGAGCAGGCCGACCAGGGACGTACGGTCCTGTTCGCCACGCACTACCTCGAAGAGGCCGACGCCATAGCCGACCGCGTGCTCGTCCTGCACCGTGGACGCCTGCTGGCCGACGGCACCGCCGCCGAGATCAAGGCGAAGGCGGGCGCGCGACGGATCGCCTTCGACCTGGAGGGCCCGATCGACGAGCCGGCCCTGCGCGCCCTTCCCTTCCTGACCTCGGCCGACGTATCGGGCCACACGGTCCGCATCCAGTCCACCGACGCCGACGCGACCGTCCACGCGCTGTACGGGCTCGGCGTCTACCCCCGCAACCTCGAAGTCGCCGGGCTCGGTCTCGAGCAGGCCTTCGTCGCCATCACGGCCGCCGAGGAGGCGAAGTCGAAGTGA
- the dapE gene encoding succinyl-diaminopimelate desuccinylase translates to MADTPLDLTLDAAELTARLVDFPSESGNEKPLADAVEIALRALPHLTVDRYGNNVVARTNLGRAERVVLAGHIDTVPIADNVPSRLDEDGVLWGCGTCDMKSGVAVQLRIAATVPAPNRDLTFVFYDNEEVAAHLNGLKHVSEAHPDWLEGDFAVLLEPTDGQVEGGCQGTLRMFLKFTGERAHSARAWMGSNAIHAAAPALARLAAYEPRTPVVDGLRFHEGLNAVRIEGGVATNVIPDACTLVVNFRYAPDRSEAEAEAFVRDYFADCGVDEFIVDDHTGGARPGLTHPAAAAFMAAVGGEARPKFGWTDVARFSALGVPAVNYGPGTPLLAHKVDERVKASMIPEAEERLRAWLTS, encoded by the coding sequence ATGGCCGACACCCCCCTTGACCTCACGCTGGACGCTGCCGAGCTGACCGCGCGGCTCGTCGACTTCCCCTCGGAGAGCGGCAACGAGAAGCCGCTCGCGGACGCCGTCGAAATCGCGCTGCGCGCTCTGCCGCATCTGACGGTCGACCGGTACGGCAACAACGTCGTCGCGCGGACGAACCTGGGCCGCGCCGAGCGCGTCGTCCTCGCCGGCCACATCGACACGGTCCCCATCGCGGACAACGTCCCCTCCCGCCTCGACGAGGACGGCGTGCTCTGGGGCTGCGGCACCTGCGACATGAAGTCGGGGGTGGCGGTCCAGCTGCGTATCGCGGCCACAGTGCCCGCCCCCAACCGCGACCTCACCTTCGTCTTCTACGACAACGAAGAGGTCGCCGCACACTTGAACGGCCTGAAGCATGTCTCCGAAGCCCACCCCGATTGGCTCGAGGGCGACTTCGCGGTCCTCCTGGAGCCGACGGACGGTCAGGTGGAGGGCGGCTGCCAGGGCACGCTCAGGATGTTCCTGAAGTTCACCGGCGAGCGGGCGCACTCCGCGCGCGCGTGGATGGGCTCGAACGCGATCCACGCGGCGGCCCCGGCCCTGGCCAGGCTCGCCGCTTACGAGCCGCGGACACCGGTCGTGGACGGCCTCCGGTTCCACGAGGGCCTCAACGCCGTCCGCATCGAAGGCGGCGTCGCCACCAACGTCATCCCCGACGCCTGCACCCTGGTCGTCAACTTCCGCTACGCGCCCGACCGCAGCGAGGCCGAGGCGGAGGCCTTCGTCCGCGACTACTTCGCGGACTGCGGCGTGGACGAGTTCATCGTCGACGACCACACCGGCGGGGCCCGCCCCGGCCTGACCCACCCGGCAGCGGCGGCCTTCATGGCGGCCGTCGGCGGTGAGGCCCGCCCCAAGTTCGGCTGGACCGACGTCGCCCGCTTCAGCGCACTCGGGGTGCCCGCGGTGAACTACGGCCCCGGTACCCCGCTCCTGGCCCACAAAGTGGACGAGCGGGTCAAGGCCTCCATGATCCCGGAGGCCGAGGAGCGGCTGCGGGCCTGGCTGACGTCCTAA
- a CDS encoding prolyl oligopeptidase family serine peptidase — MTTEPLSFPRRHARTQRFTLGAPRAFAVAPDGSRVVFLRSRSGTDRANLLWVLDVADGAERVAADPQALLGGASEHLSAAERARRERSREGGAGVVGYATDTAVELASFALSGRLFTAELRAGTARELRVPGPVIDPRPSPDGRLVAYVAGGALRVVGAEGADDRALAEPEAETVSYGLAEFIAAEEMGRSRGFWWSPEGDRLLVARADDAPVRRWWIADPAQPERDPQRVAYPVAGSANADVRLFVLGLDGVRTEVVWDRARYPYLAHVHWSAAGAPLILVQARDQRSQLFLAVDPDTGATRMVHADEDPQWLDLFPGVPCWSPGGQLVRIADEGGARVLAFGERPLTGPQLHVRAVLDVSDDEVLVSASAGEAAAAPETGEVHVYRVNELGLERVSQEPGVHSAVRAGGVTVLVSAVLDQPGTQVQVLREGKRAATITSYAEDPGLSPRVTLTQGGARKIPCAVLMPTDYRGDAPLPVLMDPYGGPHGPRVLAAHNAHLTSQWFADQGFAVVVADGRGTPGRSPAWEKAVRDDFTLSLDDQIDALQGLAETFPLDLSRVAIRGWSYGGWLAGLAVLRRPDVFHAGIAGAPVTDWRLYDTHYTERYLGDPAASPETYAKSSLITDDGLSSPAEPHRPLMIVHGLADDNVVVAHTLRLSSALLAAGRPHEVLPLSGVTHMTPQEQVAENLLLLQVDFLKRSLGPA, encoded by the coding sequence ATGACGACCGAGCCTCTCTCCTTCCCCCGACGGCACGCGCGTACCCAGCGGTTCACGCTCGGCGCGCCGCGCGCCTTCGCCGTGGCCCCCGACGGTTCCCGAGTCGTGTTCCTGCGTTCCCGCTCCGGGACGGACCGGGCGAATCTGCTCTGGGTGCTCGATGTGGCGGACGGCGCGGAGCGCGTCGCGGCCGATCCGCAGGCGCTCCTCGGTGGCGCCTCGGAGCACCTGTCGGCGGCGGAGCGGGCACGCCGCGAGCGCAGCCGGGAGGGCGGTGCCGGGGTCGTCGGCTACGCCACCGACACGGCGGTGGAGTTGGCCTCTTTCGCCTTGTCAGGGCGGCTTTTCACGGCCGAGCTGCGAGCCGGCACGGCACGTGAACTCCGCGTCCCCGGACCGGTGATCGACCCGCGCCCCTCGCCCGACGGACGGCTTGTCGCGTACGTCGCCGGGGGCGCCCTGCGGGTCGTCGGCGCCGAGGGTGCGGACGATCGGGCGCTCGCGGAGCCGGAGGCGGAGACGGTTTCCTATGGATTGGCCGAGTTCATCGCGGCCGAGGAGATGGGGCGTTCGCGCGGCTTCTGGTGGTCGCCGGAGGGGGACCGGCTGCTGGTCGCGCGGGCCGACGACGCGCCCGTACGCCGCTGGTGGATCGCGGATCCCGCACAACCGGAACGTGATCCGCAGCGGGTCGCGTATCCGGTGGCGGGAAGCGCCAACGCGGACGTACGCCTCTTCGTCCTCGGTCTCGACGGGGTGCGCACGGAGGTCGTGTGGGACCGGGCGCGGTACCCGTACCTGGCGCATGTGCACTGGTCAGCGGCCGGTGCGCCGCTGATTCTGGTGCAGGCTCGGGACCAGCGGAGTCAGCTGTTCCTGGCCGTGGATCCGGACACCGGGGCGACCCGGATGGTGCACGCGGACGAAGATCCACAATGGCTGGATCTTTTCCCCGGCGTGCCGTGCTGGAGCCCCGGAGGGCAGCTCGTGCGGATCGCCGACGAGGGCGGCGCGCGGGTGCTCGCGTTCGGTGAACGCCCGCTCACGGGACCGCAGTTGCATGTGCGTGCGGTGCTCGACGTGTCGGACGACGAGGTGCTGGTCTCGGCGTCGGCGGGCGAGGCGGCGGCCGCTCCCGAGACCGGCGAAGTACATGTGTACCGGGTCAACGAGCTCGGCCTGGAGCGCGTCTCGCAGGAGCCCGGCGTGCACTCGGCGGTCCGCGCCGGGGGCGTGACCGTCCTCGTCTCGGCGGTGCTCGACCAGCCGGGCACCCAAGTGCAGGTGCTGCGCGAGGGAAAGCGTGCGGCGACGATCACCTCGTACGCCGAAGATCCGGGTTTGTCCCCGCGCGTGACCCTCACGCAGGGGGGCGCACGGAAAATCCCATGCGCCGTGCTTATGCCTACGGACTACCGCGGCGACGCTCCCCTGCCCGTCCTGATGGACCCCTACGGCGGCCCGCACGGCCCCCGGGTGCTGGCGGCGCACAACGCGCACCTCACCTCGCAGTGGTTCGCGGACCAGGGTTTCGCGGTGGTCGTGGCGGACGGGCGGGGCACCCCCGGCCGGTCCCCCGCCTGGGAGAAGGCGGTCCGCGACGACTTCACGCTCTCCCTCGACGACCAGATCGACGCACTGCAGGGCCTCGCGGAGACGTTCCCGCTGGACCTGTCGCGGGTGGCGATCCGCGGCTGGTCGTACGGCGGCTGGCTCGCGGGGCTCGCGGTCCTGCGCCGCCCCGACGTCTTCCACGCGGGCATCGCGGGCGCCCCGGTCACGGACTGGCGGCTGTACGACACCCACTACACGGAGCGGTACCTGGGCGATCCTGCGGCGAGCCCGGAGACGTACGCGAAGAGCTCCCTGATCACCGACGACGGGCTCTCCTCCCCCGCCGAGCCGCACCGCCCGCTGATGATCGTGCACGGCCTCGCCGACGACAACGTGGTGGTGGCCCACACCCTGCGCCTGTCCTCGGCCCTACTGGCCGCCGGCCGCCCGCACGAGGTACTGCCCCTGTCCGGCGTCACCCACATGACCCCGCAGGAGCAGGTCGCGGAGAACCTGCTGCTGCTCCAGGTGGACTTCCTGAAGCGCTCACTGGGGCCGGCCTAG
- a CDS encoding DUF6113 family protein encodes MSATGQRGSALAQPVTAPSGGRIAAYLGLFVLGAVIGAAGALVQPGWFPGGLLLALVGAAGLFLGGAQAVGTRGGVVAPAAGWMVAVVLLTASRPEGDFLFGAGFGSYLFLLGGMALAVMCATLGQGRQPGGSAVRLGK; translated from the coding sequence ATGAGTGCGACGGGACAGCGGGGGAGCGCGCTCGCTCAGCCGGTGACGGCGCCCTCGGGCGGACGGATCGCCGCCTACCTCGGACTCTTCGTGCTCGGCGCCGTGATCGGAGCCGCCGGAGCGCTGGTCCAACCCGGCTGGTTCCCGGGCGGGTTGCTGCTCGCCCTCGTGGGCGCGGCCGGGCTCTTCCTGGGCGGGGCGCAGGCCGTCGGCACCAGGGGCGGGGTCGTCGCGCCCGCCGCGGGCTGGATGGTCGCCGTCGTCCTGCTCACCGCCAGCCGTCCGGAGGGCGACTTCCTCTTCGGCGCGGGATTCGGCTCCTACCTCTTCCTGCTCGGTGGTATGGCTCTGGCTGTGATGTGCGCCACGCTTGGCCAGGGGCGGCAACCTGGTGGCTCCGCCGTCCGACTTGGCAAGTGA
- the mshB gene encoding N-acetyl-1-D-myo-inositol-2-amino-2-deoxy-alpha-D-glucopyranoside deacetylase, translated as MTELPDRRLLLVHAHPDDESINNGATMARYTAEGAHVTLVTCTLGEEGEVIPPGLAHLAPDRDGGLGPHRIGELTAAMKELGVTDHRFLGGPGRYHDSGMMGVEQNHRPGAFWSADVDEAAGHLVEVIREVRPQVLVTYDPDGGYGHPDHIQAHRVAMRAAELAALPDFRTDLGEPWEIAKIYWNRVPRSVAEAEFARLREALPELPYTKSAAVDDVPGVVDDSEITTEIDGTAHAAAKAAAMRAHATQVEVAEPWFVLSNELAQPLFTTEYYELVRGERPKAREKTRETDLFAGIAGTDRQEREAGV; from the coding sequence ATGACGGAACTGCCCGACCGGCGTCTGCTCCTGGTGCACGCGCACCCGGACGACGAGTCGATCAACAATGGCGCGACCATGGCCAGGTACACGGCCGAGGGCGCCCATGTGACGCTGGTGACCTGCACTCTCGGCGAGGAGGGTGAGGTCATCCCGCCCGGCCTCGCGCACCTCGCACCCGACCGGGACGGCGGACTCGGCCCGCACCGGATCGGCGAGCTGACCGCCGCCATGAAGGAACTGGGCGTCACGGATCACCGCTTCCTCGGCGGCCCCGGGCGCTACCACGACTCCGGGATGATGGGCGTCGAGCAGAACCACCGCCCCGGCGCCTTCTGGTCCGCCGACGTGGACGAAGCCGCCGGACACCTCGTAGAAGTGATCCGAGAGGTACGCCCCCAGGTGCTCGTCACCTATGACCCCGACGGGGGCTATGGGCACCCGGACCACATCCAGGCCCACCGCGTCGCCATGCGCGCCGCCGAGCTGGCCGCGCTGCCGGACTTCCGCACCGATCTCGGCGAACCCTGGGAGATCGCCAAGATCTACTGGAACCGGGTCCCACGTTCCGTGGCCGAGGCGGAGTTCGCGCGGCTTCGCGAGGCGCTGCCGGAGCTGCCGTACACGAAGTCGGCCGCCGTCGACGACGTGCCGGGTGTGGTCGACGACTCGGAGATCACCACCGAGATCGACGGAACGGCCCACGCCGCCGCCAAGGCCGCCGCGATGCGCGCGCACGCCACCCAGGTCGAGGTGGCCGAACCATGGTTCGTGCTGTCCAATGAGCTCGCTCAGCCGCTGTTCACCACGGAGTACTACGAGTTGGTGCGCGGGGAGCGGCCGAAGGCGCGTGAGAAGACGCGTGAGACGGATCTGTTCGCGGGGATCGCGGGGACCGACCGGCAAGAGCGAGAGGCGGGCGTGTGA
- a CDS encoding TIGR00730 family Rossman fold protein, which produces MATGNPEGKRRPPEEQRLGPVLRRRDQVQASTTDQRLLDAGGPSDWVHTDPWRVLRIQSEFIEGFGTLAELPPAISVFGSARTKADSPEYEAGVALGRGLVEAGFAVITGGGPGAMEAANKGACEAKGISVGLGIELPFEQGLNQYVDIGLNFRYFFVRKMMFVKYAQGFVVLPGGLGTLDELFEALTLVQTQKVTRFPIVLFGTEYWGGLVDWLKNTLIAQGKASEKDLLLFHLTDDVDEAVSLVSKEAGR; this is translated from the coding sequence ATGGCTACTGGCAACCCCGAGGGCAAGAGGCGGCCACCGGAGGAACAGCGCCTGGGACCGGTGCTGCGCAGGCGGGATCAGGTGCAGGCGAGCACAACCGACCAGCGCCTCCTGGACGCGGGCGGGCCCTCCGACTGGGTGCACACCGACCCCTGGCGGGTCCTCCGCATCCAGTCCGAATTCATCGAAGGCTTCGGCACGCTGGCCGAACTCCCGCCCGCGATCAGTGTGTTCGGATCCGCCCGTACGAAGGCGGACTCGCCCGAGTACGAGGCGGGCGTGGCACTCGGCCGCGGTCTCGTCGAGGCAGGCTTCGCCGTGATCACCGGCGGTGGCCCGGGCGCCATGGAAGCCGCCAACAAGGGCGCCTGCGAGGCCAAGGGCATCTCCGTCGGCCTCGGCATCGAGCTGCCCTTCGAGCAGGGCCTCAACCAGTACGTCGACATCGGCCTCAACTTCCGGTACTTCTTCGTCCGCAAGATGATGTTCGTCAAGTACGCGCAGGGCTTCGTGGTCCTCCCCGGCGGACTCGGCACACTGGACGAACTCTTCGAGGCCCTGACCCTGGTCCAGACCCAGAAGGTCACCCGCTTCCCCATCGTCCTCTTCGGCACCGAGTACTGGGGCGGCCTGGTCGACTGGCTCAAGAACACCCTCATCGCCCAGGGCAAGGCATCCGAGAAGGACTTGCTGCTGTTCCACCTGACGGACGACGTGGACGAGGCGGTGTCGTTGGTGTCGAAGGAGGCGGGGCGGTAG
- a CDS encoding heavy metal transporter, whose product MSEPSPTPVRRGRLLRFGGAVVVLFALAGYLTVQYLTGGPGVPRCTVVSGKSDGESYEFTPEQAVNAATISAVGTNRGMPERAVTIALATALQESGLRNIQHGDRDSLGLFQQRPSQGWGTTKEILDPAYAADIFYEHLAKVKGYAQLPLTVAAQRVQRSAYPDAYAKHEPDATLLAAALTGRSAATLTCQGPAESTPAGGTDSVRAALVRDFGRDVLQEAGADVSAAGASASPTASATASRSPTTTSRTVSVPVSTNAAGTGVRQRGWELAHWAVANSSALHIERVSYAGREWTAESIDSEWGTSDANGGSAAEASTAEVRIVTGQ is encoded by the coding sequence GTGTCAGAGCCGTCCCCCACCCCCGTCCGGCGCGGCCGCCTCCTCCGTTTCGGAGGGGCCGTCGTGGTCCTGTTCGCGCTCGCGGGCTATCTCACGGTGCAGTACCTCACCGGGGGGCCCGGAGTGCCCCGCTGCACGGTCGTCTCGGGAAAGAGCGACGGCGAGTCGTACGAGTTCACGCCGGAGCAGGCGGTGAACGCGGCGACGATCTCGGCGGTCGGCACCAACCGCGGCATGCCCGAGCGCGCCGTGACGATCGCCCTCGCGACGGCGCTCCAGGAGTCGGGGCTGCGCAACATCCAGCACGGCGACCGGGACTCGCTCGGCCTCTTCCAGCAGCGGCCCTCGCAGGGCTGGGGGACGACGAAGGAGATCCTGGATCCGGCGTACGCGGCGGACATCTTCTACGAGCACCTCGCCAAGGTGAAGGGCTATGCGCAGCTGCCGCTCACCGTTGCCGCGCAGCGCGTGCAGCGCAGTGCCTATCCGGACGCGTACGCGAAGCACGAGCCGGACGCCACGCTCCTTGCCGCGGCCCTGACCGGCCGCTCGGCGGCCACGCTGACCTGCCAGGGGCCCGCCGAGTCGACCCCGGCCGGTGGCACGGACTCGGTGCGGGCCGCGCTCGTACGGGACTTCGGGCGCGATGTGCTGCAGGAGGCGGGCGCGGACGTGAGCGCCGCGGGTGCTTCCGCCTCGCCGACGGCGTCCGCCACGGCTTCCCGTTCGCCGACGACCACGAGCCGGACCGTGTCCGTACCCGTGTCCACGAACGCCGCCGGGACCGGCGTCCGGCAGCGCGGCTGGGAGCTGGCGCACTGGGCCGTGGCCAACTCCTCGGCACTGCACATCGAGCGGGTGTCGTACGCGGGGCGGGAGTGGACGGCCGAAAGCATCGACAGCGAGTGGGGTACGTCCGACGCGAACGGGGGCTCGGCCGCGGAGGCGTCCACCGCCGAGGTCCGAATCGTCACTGGGCAGTAG
- a CDS encoding ATP-binding protein — protein MSLPLTRRIARAALLVAAGAAAGVGAAGSASAAPELPATPNLGGLTALDGASVGNTVDGAAQNVTGLAGKSGGDAVKKAVPAAGKTSGKVAKTATPAAQQVAGDTAGQAGGLVGETAKSAGGGLPTDAVTKGLPTDAVTKGGLPTGQLPLKGLPLG, from the coding sequence ATGTCCCTCCCCCTGACCCGCCGGATCGCCCGTGCCGCGCTGCTCGTCGCAGCGGGAGCGGCAGCCGGGGTCGGTGCGGCCGGCTCCGCCAGCGCGGCCCCCGAACTGCCGGCCACCCCCAACCTCGGCGGACTGACCGCCCTGGACGGGGCGAGCGTCGGCAACACGGTCGACGGTGCGGCTCAGAACGTGACCGGGCTCGCGGGCAAGTCCGGCGGCGACGCGGTCAAGAAGGCGGTGCCGGCCGCGGGCAAGACCAGCGGGAAGGTCGCCAAGACGGCGACGCCGGCGGCGCAGCAGGTGGCCGGGGACACCGCGGGGCAGGCCGGTGGCCTGGTCGGTGAAACCGCCAAGTCGGCGGGGGGTGGTCTTCCGACGGACGCGGTTACCAAGGGGCTGCCGACCGACGCGGTCACCAAGGGTGGGCTGCCGACCGGGCAGCTGCCGCTGAAGGGGCTGCCGCTCGGCTGA